Genomic window (Syngnathoides biaculeatus isolate LvHL_M chromosome 6, ASM1980259v1, whole genome shotgun sequence):
ctacaagtggccaaggacaactccatcataaccaaaaatatgccacatcatcaccaaaactgtatctttgttcattttatctgctcacccctcctttagaccttgtgtgttttctaattaaaaaaaaaaaaaaaaaaagagtacgtgagaggctggttcagaacatgtttggagactgtaactggcctgtctctcacgtcctcctgatcagaagaaagacgacttcttgtccatTATTTGTCCAACTATTCCAGCACCAGGGTCCAgcacgtgttttcaatgacgaatgtccggggtgatgtcacggacaggggatgcagccaatatggtgaccacttggatgtcgaataacACTTCCGCAAGTCTGCCCATgggtgacgcgctctccgctcatatgtatttttccgtatagacattgaagtgaataatgttatatgtatttttcattacaatatccatttcAGAATgtctatagggatgacacttgaccttcaaGTTGGAgctttgtcactggcatttgccagttcgttgagtttgCTTTCCTGCATCCAatgttactccgccactgcgcaattATAGTCGAGTCACACTTTTgtttatgctctttagttgactcatagttaccggacattgtttcttgtgttatggatcctgccttcttggactgagTTGTCATACACAACTTTTGTTTATCACAAAATCCAcagaacatcatgtcctcatcatggagtcctgcatttgggtccgcccgtgcaccgttggtttgTAACAGAACGAAGTGGCCAGATCAGGACCCAGCAGAGAAGACGCGGCGTCGCCGGGCACGTGGAAGGGGATGCCGCCTGCCTGGGCATCAACCATCTCCTATCTGGGTGGGCTCCATGATGTCATCCTCGTCAACCTTGCCTCCCACACCGCCCGTGTACCATGAGTACGTCCCAACCACGACGCACGAACCGAGCCACAGGGGCAGGGGCAGCCATTATCCATCCACATGTCTCCAGTGACGGCCGAGCCTCAGCCGACCTCTGCCTGCGCTTCGCTCACAACAAAGCCACAGGGGCATCCCGCTCCAGCAACGGCCGAGTCTCATATGACTTCCCCGACGCTTCACTGGCGACTGAGCCGGCAGGCTGCGAGTCGTCGATCTTTGAAATTGCGGATCTTGTGGATGGGATTCAGCGGCAATTGGACATTCTCGTCCTGGGACGGCCACGGCTGTTTCGAGCCCGTGCAGCAGTGATGAGTGACCGGCTGACGAGCCGTGCCCACGTCGCGGTAGCCACCGACCCGCTGTCAAGCCAAGCCCATGTTGTGGTGGCGGCTGACTTCCTGGCAAACCACGCTCATGGCATGGTAGCAACTGACCTGCTACCAAACCAAGCCCACGTTTGAGTGCCATGGTTTTCGttcaaatcggtttttgaacgaaaatttcgagatttttttgctttggttttcgaacgaaaattggtagTTGAACgccctgaccagctgacccacgacgatttgttattaaGTGTTCGAACGCACCCTTGGAAAAGATGTAACGCGTGTGACCGCCCGCCAACCAGTTTACTCACACACTAATCTGCTCGCagacgtttcccagtactgtcgtgactttttttcttccaattgagcaacattaacctctgatcatggctccaaagaaggcaagtggaaccgCTTTTGCTGaagaaaggaaagtggtgcataaaactgtcgacttcaggaaggatttgatagccgagcacgaatTTGGTCTGCGTGTTTCTgcgctatcgaagaagtatggcatggcgaaaacgaCACTAGaaaccattctgaaacacagggatgccctcaaagcaagtgatgttgccaaaggagcaaccgtgttgaccaagcagaggccacagatctggGAGGAAGtagaaaagttgcttcttaatTTTCGTTTACGAGCAGCAGTTCGCTgaggatagtgttggcgaggaagggaggagatgttgtCTGATGAGGCtaaaggcaggaaggatgtctcaagtgccaatATTAAAGCTATCAGCgccaaatggaacgacatccataattttgtagaacttcttCACCCCAACAAAGCgaaatgttgcagagcactgcgaAATGTCAATGACGTTGTGATGAGCCACTtaaggaaggtgctcaaaagacggcagaaacagtcgACATgagattctttctttgtgatAAACCCCCACctaagacatttgaaacagttgttttgcattgctttttttcttttgttccattaacccaaCCTCAAGATGCAAgttaaatttgtttttacatgacatactttctgtgcaaataaaaaaaaattgtccattttTACCCCttttcattattgcttgtttaaagttattctgcacatttcttcattaaaaaaaggttttacaaggctgggggccaagtcgctacagatacggcaatgcagtcccagcctagcatactctactaggctaaagcatacgttttaagcaaaaaatgaatatatttgttcaatgatttaattacatgaagtatttaaactatacatgaaatatgttagaatagtacagggcatgtatgagggcagcaaaacagcggtgaTGTGTGCCATTGGTgggtcagaagaatttaaggtggaggtgggactgcatcagggatccacattgagccccttcctgtttgcggtagtaatggatagactgacagataaggttagactgagATCCCCTTGGACTATCATGTTCATagatgatgttgtgatttgcagtgaaagcagggagcaggcggaggaacaattagaaacatggaggcacgcactggaaaagagaggaatgaagattagccgaagtaaaacagaatatatgtacgtgaatgagtggggtggtgggggaagagagagacaaacgggacaagccgaaaggataagaagaagaagatttaaaatatacatgtatttctacgatgcagtttattatcaggaaaagctttaggctgagaatgcattatttcattttccattcattgtaatggcaaaacgtgcttcggtttcCGAATagtttggttttcaaccagccttttGGAGCGGAATGTGTTCAAGaactgaggcaccactgtagGTCGTTTTGCTCAATCTGGATGTACACAAATGAGTTCTCCAAATAAGTCATCGATGTCCTCATAGCATGAACAGGATTTACTGGGTACAGCATGatgacagtactgtatattagaGGTTGAAATTTCCATTCttgaaaaattaacattttaagtgCGACTGTGTTATTCACCTTTGTCATTTTATACTTTATAGAGAAAAACAGTTTACGGATTAGTTTTACTACATTTTACGCACATGGTTAGTGACTCATAAATTCCAAGGGTGATTTTAAAAGAAGGGAGCAAAGTCATAAAAATCATATTTGTATAATgtttatttgacattttgtaaAACTGTACATATACATCAAATGTTAAATCATCAATAATTTTTTGATGATACAACATGAAGTGCGCTGTTTCAGCACGGGAGACATatattgacttaaaaaaaaggacacatttggtttttgtgcgtgtgtcttTCCCATTGTTGCTCAAACTGTACAAAAATGGTCCATATCACTTCCTCCTTGTGAAGCTGGTGCTTGGGATTGTGATACGCCAAACGGTCCTCAGAGTTCAACGGAGCAAACGGAGCACCGCCGCCGAGATGCAGGCCAAACCGCCGAAGGCGACGAGGACGGTCCTCACTCTCAACTCCACGTCATCTTCCTCGAACAATTCTGCAAAGCCGTTCTGATGAGGAAGAAGACGGAATATGATAAGTTCATATGTCGGTGTTCAGCAATTACGCAGTACACGTTTGGCGCATTGCTCACCCATGCGTTGTGCTGCACGAGCCAGGTGCGCTGATGCGACAGCAGGTAGGTGGACACCTCCTGGGCCACGAGCGCCACACACCCCTCCCGACGCTTTTCCGTCAAGGCCTGAGACAGCACGGCGGCGAAAGCTAGCAGGTTGGCGACGCGACCCCAATTGGTAACCCCGTCTGCAAACTGAAGCCTGGCCATATTGCTGACGAAGGCCATGTCGTCCCCTCTTCTGTCAAATGCAGGGTTGTTGATGTCTGGAAGATAGAGGCCGACCAAATCTAGAAAACAAGCACATTTATGTTACCATTGCAATTGTTTCATTACCTCcagtatatacatataataaccctctggccttaaaaaaaagtatttgtctgTTAATACAAATGTAATGAAAGTTCACAATTGTGGAATgacttattttgttttacatttcaagCTTAAGCTATTTTAATAGAGAAGCAAGATTCAGTTTCTATGCAATTCTACCTTTTGGCTCTTCTATGGCCTAGAATGAAGCTAACGAATCGGGCAATTTTGATTTTAACAGGGGAAGTGGTCCGTCTGCTGGCTGTAGAAAGATTGCACTATCTGCAAAATGACATGTagtgtttctctctctctctctctctctctctctctctctctctctctctctctctctctctctctatatatatatatatatatatatatataaaacacggctaaacttcacacaggcacaCGGCAATAACAGAACATCAGCAAAACTAGTTATAAATAATAACATCATGAGTACAACCCTCATGCATCACGTGTACAAGTTGCTTTATTACGTAGAACGTTGACGTAGGCTACATACAGGACCGTCCTATCGATTGGTCATCTCATGGGCAATCTGCGAATTACTAGTTCAAGTATTACATTATGACTAACTGACTTATTTAACTCTAATTATCTCGTAAATTTTTCCACAAGGGCATATTTCGAGTTTTGGTCGTAACACAATACCGCTTTTACTGTCCCAACGGaaagaaaaagtacagtatGACAGTACAGGTACAGCAAATCAACGTTATGCTCATAAATGAAATACTGCTCTTAAAAAGCGTctcaaaagcattaaaaaacaacaacaacatccactTACGATTGTATACGAGCCTGTGTTTATCCACGAGTCTCTGCACGACCCTTTTTATCATCGACTGGACTTTACTTTCCTCCCAACTGGCCGTGGTGGTCAAGCCGGTAAAGTCAGTGAGAAAGCGGCCGATAAGTCGCATTGTGTCCGTGGCCAGGGCGTCGGGGTCGCCGGGGGTCTGGAGCTCCGGCGGTGGGGAGCCTTCAGGGCGACGATTCCCCTCCGGTAGGGCGCCGGGTCCCGGGTCCGGCGAGTCGTGGCTGCCCATCTCGGGGTTAACGGCTGGGGCCACGGCCGGGATCGGGAACCCGAAGAAACCTTCCGGGCCCGGATTCGGACGCAACATCAACGTGGCCGTGATTCCAAGCTTGGAGTTGGGCCGCAACAAGTGTCGCTGGGTCGGCATCATTTGGAGGGTGTGTCGGTCACGGCAAGAAACGAGTTTTCCTTCCTCCGAACGCGCCAGCGTCTTGTCTCAGCGAGAGAGGCTCACAAATGACTGCATCAGTTGAGTGCAGGGCAAATATAAGATGGATCCCATCAGAGAGCAGCAAAATGGTCAGTTAATCAAAGAAACTATTTTCCCACCAATCATTTGGTCACGTGCGCATCAGGGGCGTccccctaaattttttcccaCCCCCTGGCGGGTCAACTATaacaagttttaaaataaatagagactacacatttaaaaaataagtaaCGTAATCAGGAGGTACGAATTTATACATTTCAGAGTTTCGAGATCAGCATTTCAAATACTCGGTGATAGTCACTTGgcggaaaaaaaacacgtttattGCCTGTGTTTCAGGGGGACACATTCACAGGCTGCGTGTCTTCCGCTAGCGCCACAAAGCCATGCCTGTTGACACCAGACGTCTACGTGTACAAAGTTTTCCCAAAGCCCGTCTCTGTTCGGGTGCCAGCCGGCGGCAGGCTTGCCAACGCACGGCCGGCCGGCAACGGGACCAACTGGTCGTCCGGCCCGTTTTCGTTCCGTTTTACGGGGTCTCTATAATACGCGGAATACGGCGTTCAATGGATAAGATcaactttttggggggtgaaatGAGAGTCTCAAAGACACCATATAGTGATTTTGACTCTTCTCCAATATATTGTAAGCGTTATATGTGCATTTAACTTGTGGCCGTGTGCTCATTaaagttttttcttcttcatttgacCAATTTTTGAGTACTTTGCATTTAGGCTTGAGTATATTGCAAATAGATGTTTGTGTTTCTCTGCAATAACACATTCCAAACAAATGGCTGGCAATGCTTGAAATCGGGTTTGTGCAGACCTTTGGTGACACGGGTCCTTGAAtctaaatgggggggggggggcacgtggaACAAGAGTTTGCAGCGCCTTAACAGTACGCCACAGGCTATTTTGAAATAGAATATTAAAACAATGACATATATCATTTGATATTTCGTAGCCACAACAATTCACTTATCAAATGGGAAAACACAAAGGCTGTTACACACAAAACTACAGAGAGATGCAGACACTAGATGAAATTAACCATTACATCAcacaaacattcaaaacaatatGTTCAAACCATTCTGTCATActgcaatcaaaaaaaaaaaaaaataaggagcAAGGCACCAAGGGGTTACTACAAATACTTATACAATAATTCACACAATGGGGTCCATGGGGATATTGTAACAAGTAAAGATTGTTGGGAAAAAACATGAACACTGGCAATTCGGAATAACAGTCAAACTATCTGACAGAGGAGGAAACTTTGTCTCCTAAACGATCGTCGGAGACAGAAAAGCGGCCTGCATTACATGGAATCAGTCTGGTAGGGATTGTAAAAATGTGACTTCGGCATTTGTAACTAGTGTCTGTGTGGCCCTGATCTTATGACGGTGAACCAGTGAGTGGTGAGTGATGACCCtcaattttattgtttatttttgcctaACAAAAACAGATTACAGATTTTATAAAAATCGTCATGTTTGGTCTGACACGAGAAAATCCCGGAATTACGCTCGTTTCTTTCTGTCGTTCTCTCGGGCAGTTTGCGCATGCGCGGAGCGTGAAACAGGTGAACTTTTCAAGTGTGGCCCTGAGTCGCCggagggtggggaaaaaaaggaaaaaaaggaaaaaaaagttcggGGGACGCCCCTGATGCGCACGTGACTAAATGATTGGCGGTAAACAAGTTTCTTTGATTAACTGACCATTTTGCTGCTCTCTGATGGGATCCATCTTATATTTGCCCTGCACTCAACTGATGCAGTCATTTGTGAGCCTCTCTCGCCGAGACAAGACGCTGGCGCGTTCGGAGGAAGGAAAGCTCGTTTCTTGCCGTGACCGAGACACCCTCCAAATGATGCCGACCCAGCGACACTTGTTGCGGCCCAACTCCAACCTTGGAATCGCGCCCACGTTGATGTTTCGTCCGAATCCGGTCCCGGAAGGTGTCTTCGGGTTCCCGCAGCCGGCCGTGGCCCCAGCCGTTAACCCCGAGATGGGCAACCACGACTCGCCGGACCCGGGACCCGGCGCCCTACCGGGGGGGAATCGTCGCCCTGAAGGCTCCCCACCGCCGGAGCTCCAGACCCCCGGCGACCCCGACGCCCTGGCCACGGACACAAGGCGACTTATCGGCCGCTTTCTCACTGACTTTACCGGCTTGACCACCACGGCCAGTTGGGAGGAAAGTAAAGTCCATTCGACGATAAAAAGGGTCGTGCAGAGACTCGTGGATAAACACAGGCTCGTATACAATCGTAAGTGGatgtttggttgttgttttttatgctTTTGAGACGCTTTTTAAGAGCAGTATTTCATTTATGAGCATAACGTTGATTTGCTGTACCTGTACTGTCATACTGTACTTTTCTCTTTACGTTGGGACAGTAAAAGCGGTATTGTGTTACGACCAAAACTCGAAATATGCCCTTGTGGAAATTTTTTACGAGATAATTAGAGTTAAATAAGACAGTTAGTCATAATGAAATACTTGAACTAGTAATTTGCAGATTGT
Coding sequences:
- the LOC133502598 gene encoding induced myeloid leukemia cell differentiation protein Mcl-1-like, with amino-acid sequence MMPTQRHLLRPNSKLGITATLMLRPNPGPEGFFGFPIPAVAPAVNPEMGSHDSPDPGPGALPEGNRRPEGSPPPELQTPGDPDALATDTMRLIGRFLTDFTGLTTTASWEESKVQSMIKRVVQRLVDKHRLVYNHLVGLYLPDINNPAFDRRGDDMAFVSNMARLQFADGVTNWGRVANLLAFAAVLSQALTEKRREGCVALVAQEVSTYLLSHQRTWLVQHNAWNGFAELFEEDDVELRVRTVLVAFGGLACISAAVLRLLR
- the LOC133502597 gene encoding induced myeloid leukemia cell differentiation protein Mcl-1-like encodes the protein MGSILYLPCTQLMQSFVSLSRRDKTLARSEEGKLVSCRDRDTLQMMPTQRHLLRPNSNLGIAPTLMFRPNPVPEGVFGFPQPAVAPAVNPEMGNHDSPDPGPGALPGGNRRPEGSPPPELQTPGDPDALATDTRRLIGRFLTDFTGLTTTASWEESKVHSTIKRVVQRLVDKHRLVYNHWVGLYLLDINNPAMDRRGDDMAFVSNVARLEFADGATNWGRVASLLAFAAVLSQALKEMRREGCVALVAQEVSTYLLSHQRTWLVQHNAWNGFAEFFEEDDVESRVRTVLVAFGGLACISAAVLRLLR